The following are encoded together in the Humulus lupulus chromosome 5, drHumLupu1.1, whole genome shotgun sequence genome:
- the LOC133834175 gene encoding protein CDI-like has translation MGSQSHPTPFKIFVGYDPREDIAYQVCRHSILKHSSIPVEIIPIVQSDLRKKALYWRERNPLESTEFSFTRFLTPSLADYQGWAMFVDCDFLYLSDIKELADLVDEKYAIMCVQHDYTPKETTKMDGAVQTVYPRKNWSSMVLYNCGHPKNRILTPDLVNTQTGAFLHRFQWLEDEEIGSVPFVWNFLEGHNKVVEGDSATYPKAIHYTRGGPWFEAWKHCEFADLWLNEMDEYLKKEKRKEPIEAITQV, from the coding sequence atGGGTTCTCAGTCTCATCCCACGCCATTCAAGATCTTCGTCGGCTACGATCCCCGCGAAGACATTGCTTACCAGGTATGTCGCCACTCGATCTTGAAGCACTCTTCAATCCCCGTCGAAATCATCCCCATAGTCCAGTCCGATCTGAGGAAGAAAGCCCTGTATTGGCGCGAAAGAAACCCGCTCGAGAGCACCGAGTTCTCCTTCACTCGCTTCTTGACTCCCTCTCTCGCCGACTACCAAGGCTGGGCCATGTTCGTCGATTGCGATTTCCTCTACCTTTCCGACATTAAAGAGCTCGCCGACTTGGTCGACGAAAAGTACGCCATTATGTGCGTTCAGCACGACTACACCCCCAAGGAGACCACCAAGATGGACGGGGCTGTCCAGACCGTTTATCCCAGAAAGAACTGGTCTTCCATGGTTTTGTACAACTGCGGTCATCCCAAGAATCGCATTCTCACCCCTGACCTCGTCAATACCCAGACGGGTGCTTTCCTCCACAGGTTTCAGTGGCTCGAAGATGAGGAAATTGGGTCGGTTCCCTTTGTTTGGAACTTTCTGGAGGGGCATAACAAGGTGGTGGAAGGTGATTCCGCTACTTACCCGAAAGCCATACATTATACTCGGGGAGGGCCATGGTTCGAGGCATGGAAGCACTGTGAGTTTGCTGATCTTTGGTTGAATGAAATGGATGAATACttgaagaaggagaagaggaaggagCCAATCGAAGCCATCACCCAAGTTTAG